In one Corallococcus sp. EGB genomic region, the following are encoded:
- a CDS encoding FUSC family protein: MLHRQFLDHAKAVARFAPVRPAVKAGLRAALAFFVPTLVGTALHLPGTLWLAIGGFNTSFVDKGGSYHARFRAMGGTALAAAVSAVVGGLAGMHPALAIPATLLWVTAFSFAGVYGAAANITGNIGATTFVIALALPATGVVPALESGVAVLGGSAWAMLLSLVLWPIRPYRPARKAVAACFDAVAGYAEGLSRAVQGAREDAWQALIQEQHGRIREQLELARTTLAATRQGRVERGRGERLLVLLEAADAMFMGLVALGEQLESLGPPVSGPVGDPRAAVAVALLDCANTARDLVHLVQQEGRSRRPQPEWDGRALRDVVGDLDARGLITRLERARLSDIARLLTELRERSDVALDTACRLAGPLPEAPPPARELAEESHASLLDPVRAHLTLDSEVLRHALRAGITTTAAVYVASVFRPNHSYWVTITVLTIMQPYTGPTFLKALQRVLGTVVGGLLAIAVSSWLQNPHAMQGLLFCTAALCVSLIPLNYGLYTIFATLTFVLLAEMGSGDWTLAPVRIINTLIGGGLALAGTFFLWQRSEGQRFPAQMADALRADREFFGVLARSWQRGGAPDPTALAEARRKLGLATINAETSFQRLLTEPRWRTETVEPLMTLLAFTRRFAAVCTLLASRRSVPTTPAVQEALSRFARAMDASMEDLADSVHHGRGPKPLPAFDALIGWNVPHPDAAGAALGAEAPLLQSQLERLARQLTVLHTAALRRLDALPADTRDARPSPVNGP; this comes from the coding sequence GTGCTCCACCGTCAGTTCCTGGACCATGCGAAGGCCGTGGCCCGCTTCGCGCCCGTGCGGCCTGCGGTGAAGGCGGGCCTCCGGGCCGCGCTCGCGTTCTTCGTCCCCACCCTGGTGGGCACCGCGCTGCACCTGCCCGGGACCCTGTGGCTCGCGATTGGAGGCTTCAACACCTCCTTCGTAGACAAGGGCGGCTCCTACCATGCCCGCTTCCGCGCCATGGGCGGCACGGCGCTGGCGGCGGCGGTGTCCGCGGTGGTGGGCGGTCTGGCGGGGATGCACCCGGCCCTGGCCATTCCCGCCACCCTGCTGTGGGTGACGGCGTTCAGCTTCGCGGGCGTGTACGGCGCCGCGGCGAACATCACCGGCAACATCGGCGCCACCACGTTCGTCATCGCGCTGGCCCTGCCCGCGACCGGCGTCGTGCCCGCGCTGGAGTCCGGCGTCGCGGTGCTGGGGGGCTCCGCGTGGGCCATGCTGCTGTCGCTGGTGCTCTGGCCCATCCGCCCCTACCGGCCCGCGCGCAAGGCGGTGGCGGCGTGCTTCGACGCGGTGGCGGGCTACGCGGAGGGGCTGTCGCGCGCGGTGCAGGGCGCGCGCGAAGACGCGTGGCAGGCGCTCATCCAGGAGCAGCACGGGCGCATCCGCGAGCAACTGGAGCTGGCGCGCACCACGCTCGCGGCCACGCGCCAGGGCCGCGTCGAGCGGGGCCGGGGCGAGCGGCTGCTGGTGCTGCTGGAGGCCGCGGACGCGATGTTCATGGGGCTCGTCGCCCTGGGCGAACAGCTGGAGAGCCTGGGCCCGCCGGTGAGCGGGCCGGTGGGGGATCCGCGCGCGGCGGTGGCCGTGGCGCTCCTGGACTGCGCGAACACGGCGAGGGACCTGGTGCACCTGGTGCAGCAGGAGGGCCGCAGCCGCAGGCCGCAGCCGGAGTGGGACGGGCGCGCCCTCCGCGACGTCGTGGGGGACCTGGACGCGCGAGGCCTCATCACGCGGCTGGAGCGCGCGCGGCTGTCGGACATCGCGCGGCTGCTCACGGAGCTGCGCGAGCGCTCGGACGTGGCGCTGGACACCGCGTGCCGGCTGGCGGGCCCGCTCCCCGAGGCCCCGCCCCCCGCGCGAGAGCTGGCCGAGGAGTCCCACGCGTCCCTGCTGGATCCGGTGCGTGCGCACCTCACGCTGGACTCGGAGGTGCTGCGGCACGCGCTGCGCGCGGGGATCACCACCACGGCGGCGGTGTACGTGGCCAGCGTGTTCCGGCCGAACCACAGCTACTGGGTGACCATCACCGTCCTCACCATCATGCAGCCGTACACCGGGCCCACCTTCCTCAAGGCGCTGCAACGGGTGCTGGGGACGGTGGTGGGCGGCCTGCTGGCCATCGCCGTGTCGTCGTGGCTCCAGAACCCGCACGCGATGCAGGGCCTGTTGTTCTGCACGGCCGCCCTGTGCGTGAGCCTCATCCCGCTCAACTACGGGCTCTACACCATCTTCGCCACGCTCACCTTCGTGCTGCTGGCGGAGATGGGCAGCGGGGACTGGACGCTGGCGCCGGTGCGCATCATCAACACGCTCATCGGCGGCGGGCTGGCGCTCGCGGGCACGTTCTTCCTGTGGCAGCGCTCGGAGGGCCAGCGCTTCCCGGCGCAGATGGCGGATGCGCTGCGCGCGGACCGCGAGTTCTTCGGCGTGCTGGCCCGCTCGTGGCAACGGGGCGGGGCACCGGACCCGACGGCGCTGGCGGAGGCGCGCCGGAAGCTGGGGCTGGCCACCATCAACGCGGAGACGTCCTTCCAGCGGCTGCTCACCGAACCGCGCTGGCGCACGGAGACCGTGGAGCCGCTGATGACGCTGCTCGCCTTCACCCGTCGCTTCGCCGCGGTCTGCACGCTGCTCGCGTCGCGGCGCTCCGTGCCCACGACGCCCGCGGTCCAGGAGGCCCTGTCACGCTTCGCGCGCGCCATGGACGCGAGCATGGAGGACCTGGCGGACTCCGTGCACCACGGCCGCGGCCCCAAGCCCCTGCCCGCCTTCGACGCGCTCATCGGCTGGAACGTTCCCCATCCGGACGCGGCCGGCGCGGCGCTGGGCGCCGAGGCCCCGCTGCTCCAGTCCCAGTTGGAGCGCCTGGCGCGTCAGCTCACCGTGCTGCACACCGCGGCGCTCCGCCGCCTGGACGCCCTGCCCGCCGACACGCGCGACGCACGGCCCTCCCCGGTCAACGGGCCCTGA
- a CDS encoding putative zinc-binding metallopeptidase: MMPTPQAEPRVLREKHPSEGAERGRLSPRREALLQARIKDLSLRLGGTPLERYIAQLHAELEAKGISFKPQCYLSDEWGCPSGVPVIGLPFYLADPDLLSIEAELGGGAETEAEILMYLRHEAGHAFNYAYRLYDTDEWLRVFGDYGRPYRDDYKPRPFSRRYVFHISGWYAQKHPDEDFAETFAVWLTPGSDWAKRYQGWGALKKLHYVDDIAKRLGRTTPPVQLAEPDFTTEEMEGTVQDHYRQRELDEKVDVELRNAFDHALEDIFWGPGEAPVSAATLVQAERQRLLSTVGHYAGVSRGVVRAVVDHLAERTAALNLTLHPDDSREAAMQLASLVTVLAMNYLHTDRFFED; encoded by the coding sequence ATGATGCCAACCCCCCAGGCCGAGCCCCGGGTGCTGCGCGAGAAACACCCCTCCGAGGGCGCGGAGCGCGGCCGGCTGTCGCCCCGGCGCGAGGCGCTGCTCCAGGCGCGCATCAAGGACCTGTCGCTGCGGCTGGGGGGCACGCCCCTGGAGCGCTACATCGCGCAGCTGCACGCGGAGCTGGAGGCGAAGGGCATCTCCTTCAAGCCCCAGTGCTACCTGTCCGACGAGTGGGGCTGTCCGTCAGGGGTGCCCGTCATCGGGCTGCCGTTCTACCTGGCGGATCCGGACCTCCTGTCCATCGAGGCGGAGCTGGGCGGCGGCGCGGAGACGGAAGCCGAAATCCTGATGTACCTGCGCCACGAGGCGGGCCACGCGTTCAACTACGCCTACCGCCTCTACGACACGGACGAATGGCTCCGCGTGTTCGGCGACTACGGCCGGCCCTACCGGGACGACTACAAGCCCCGGCCCTTCTCGCGCCGCTACGTCTTCCACATCTCCGGCTGGTACGCGCAGAAGCACCCCGACGAGGACTTCGCGGAGACCTTCGCGGTGTGGCTCACGCCGGGCAGCGACTGGGCGAAGCGCTACCAGGGCTGGGGCGCGCTCAAGAAGCTCCACTACGTGGACGACATCGCGAAGCGCCTGGGCCGCACGACGCCGCCCGTGCAACTGGCCGAGCCCGACTTCACCACCGAGGAGATGGAGGGCACCGTCCAGGACCACTACCGCCAGCGCGAGCTGGACGAGAAGGTGGACGTGGAGCTGCGAAACGCCTTCGACCACGCGCTGGAGGACATCTTCTGGGGTCCGGGTGAAGCGCCGGTGAGCGCGGCCACGCTGGTGCAGGCCGAGCGCCAGCGGCTGCTCTCCACCGTGGGCCACTACGCGGGCGTGAGCCGGGGCGTCGTGCGCGCGGTCGTGGACCACCTGGCGGAGCGCACCGCCGCGCTGAACCTCACCCTGCACCCGGATGACAGCCGCGAGGCGGCGATGCAGCTCGCGTCGCTCGTCACGGTGCTGGCGATGAACTACCTGCACACCGACCGCTTCTTCGAGGACTGA
- a CDS encoding hybrid sensor histidine kinase/response regulator has product MNASDSKNAPAPRPAATVLNVNDDPATLYLLSLTLKQGGYQVIEATGGREALRLAQGRPDLVLLDVHMPDIDGYEVCRRLRADEATGDLLIAHLSSVSVQREDRVRGLAQGADAYWTRPLAEDELLANIEALLRLQGRARDAVRARDRFLSIAAHELKTPLTVLRLNLERAVEMVEGDANAGGPMEKRLTPAVRHLTRLQNLVDNLLDVSRLSTQGMALLVDTVDFTQLVREQVERFQAPARSANVALDAELPDAPVLLFGDRRMLEQAVGHLLSNAIKFGEDRPAKARLSIHEGQAVLAVEDQGVGIAPEDHARIFRRFERVSAGGRFEGLGLGLFLAQEIAAAHDGTLTVKSALGQGACFELRLPLHRTQRY; this is encoded by the coding sequence GTGAACGCCTCTGACTCCAAGAACGCCCCGGCCCCCCGGCCCGCCGCCACGGTCCTCAACGTCAACGACGACCCTGCGACGCTGTACCTGCTGAGCCTCACGTTGAAGCAGGGCGGCTACCAGGTGATCGAGGCCACGGGAGGACGCGAGGCGCTGAGGCTTGCCCAGGGGCGGCCCGACCTGGTGCTGCTGGACGTGCACATGCCGGACATCGACGGCTATGAGGTCTGCCGCCGCCTGCGCGCGGACGAGGCCACGGGCGACCTGCTCATCGCCCACCTGTCGTCCGTGTCCGTGCAGCGCGAGGACCGCGTGCGGGGGCTCGCGCAGGGCGCGGACGCGTACTGGACGCGCCCGCTGGCGGAGGACGAGCTGCTCGCCAACATCGAAGCGCTCCTGCGCCTGCAGGGGCGCGCCCGGGACGCCGTGCGCGCACGCGACCGCTTCCTGAGCATCGCCGCGCACGAGCTGAAGACGCCCCTCACCGTGCTGCGCCTCAACCTGGAGCGCGCGGTGGAGATGGTGGAGGGCGACGCGAACGCGGGCGGCCCCATGGAGAAGCGCCTCACCCCCGCGGTGCGCCACCTCACCCGGCTGCAGAACCTGGTGGACAACCTGCTGGACGTGTCGCGCCTGTCCACGCAGGGCATGGCGCTGCTCGTGGACACGGTGGACTTCACCCAGCTGGTGCGCGAGCAGGTGGAGCGCTTCCAGGCTCCGGCCCGCAGCGCGAACGTGGCCCTGGACGCGGAGCTGCCGGACGCCCCCGTGCTCCTCTTTGGCGACAGGCGCATGCTGGAGCAGGCCGTGGGCCACCTGTTGTCCAACGCCATCAAGTTCGGCGAGGACCGGCCCGCGAAGGCGCGCCTGTCCATCCACGAGGGCCAGGCGGTGCTCGCCGTGGAGGACCAGGGCGTGGGCATCGCGCCGGAGGACCACGCGCGCATCTTCCGCCGCTTCGAGCGTGTGTCCGCCGGCGGCCGCTTCGAGGGGCTCGGGCTGGGGCTGTTCCTGGCCCAGGAGATCGCCGCCGCGCACGACGGCACCTTGACCGTGAAGAGCGCCCTGGGCCAGGGCGCGTGTTTCGAGCTGAGGCTCCCCTTGCATCGCACCCAGCGGTACTGA
- a CDS encoding ATP-grasp domain-containing protein yields MPVKALRIAILHYQAKDDELDPVVKQVGAALRAAGHETSEVRVDESVSDLVRQVTSTRADLVFNLCETFAEDYRLEVNVAAVLELARVPFTGAGTVGLLLAQDKVLTKQLLQFHGVLTPRFATFDGRSFQTSGDLSFPLVVKPARSDASIGLGVEKDMAGLARRVKRIREEHDDDALAEEFIEGRELYVGVVGDAASPEVLPVVELDFGSRWNRKRMKIANREVKFAPETPGSPRLVLPTDLSDELRGRMERAAVTAFRALKLRDYARIDFRVSSRTNEPYLLEVNPNPYLETQCEVALGAKERGLSYEALVQRIVDTAARRHGLGVGVRATAGAPAPEPAPAPH; encoded by the coding sequence ATGCCCGTGAAGGCCCTCCGCATCGCCATCCTCCATTACCAGGCGAAGGATGATGAGCTGGATCCGGTGGTGAAGCAGGTGGGCGCGGCGCTGCGCGCGGCCGGCCATGAAACCTCGGAGGTGCGCGTGGACGAGAGCGTCTCCGACCTGGTGCGGCAGGTCACCAGCACGCGCGCGGACCTGGTCTTCAACCTCTGTGAGACGTTCGCGGAGGACTACCGGCTGGAGGTCAACGTCGCGGCGGTGCTGGAGCTGGCGCGCGTGCCCTTCACGGGCGCCGGCACGGTGGGGCTGCTGCTCGCGCAGGACAAGGTGCTCACCAAGCAGCTGCTCCAGTTCCACGGCGTGCTCACGCCCCGGTTCGCCACCTTCGACGGCAGGTCGTTCCAGACGAGCGGCGACCTGTCCTTCCCGCTGGTGGTGAAGCCCGCGCGCTCGGACGCGTCCATCGGCCTGGGCGTGGAGAAGGACATGGCGGGGCTCGCGAGGCGGGTGAAGAGGATCCGCGAGGAGCACGACGACGACGCGCTGGCGGAGGAGTTCATCGAGGGCCGCGAGCTGTACGTGGGCGTGGTGGGCGACGCGGCGAGCCCGGAGGTGCTGCCGGTGGTGGAGCTGGACTTCGGCTCCCGGTGGAACCGCAAGCGGATGAAGATCGCCAACCGCGAGGTGAAGTTCGCCCCGGAGACGCCGGGCAGTCCACGCCTGGTCCTGCCCACGGACCTGTCGGACGAGCTGCGCGGACGCATGGAGCGCGCGGCCGTCACGGCGTTCCGCGCGCTCAAGCTGCGCGACTACGCCCGCATCGACTTCCGCGTGTCCAGCCGCACCAACGAACCCTACCTCCTGGAGGTGAACCCCAACCCCTACCTGGAGACCCAGTGCGAAGTGGCCCTGGGGGCGAAGGAGCGCGGCTTGAGCTACGAGGCGCTCGTCCAGCGCATCGTGGACACCGCGGCCCGGCGCCACGGCCTGGGGGTGGGCGTCAGGGCCACGGCTGGTGCGCCCGCGCCGGAGCCGGCCCCCGCCCCGCACTGA